A genomic window from Flintibacter sp. KGMB00164 includes:
- a CDS encoding glycerol-3-phosphate acyltransferase → MDLTDLGSAAILPALLTAVIAYFCGCFNGAVIVSKYILRDDVRTHGSGNAGLTNFYRTFGGPLTLVVILTDVFKAIVAIWVGMFLFRQMVANEALIIALSKYWAGLFCLLGHMFPCMFHFKGGKGILSGGAIAIMIDWRIALVVWGGFLILAILTRYVSLGSCWAGASFPFATWFVYHNVVITVLGAVIGLLILYMHRGNIKRLLTGTENKFSLHKKK, encoded by the coding sequence ATGGATTTGACTGATTTAGGCTCTGCCGCTATACTTCCTGCCCTGCTCACCGCTGTGATTGCCTACTTCTGCGGCTGTTTCAATGGAGCGGTCATCGTTTCCAAGTATATTTTACGGGATGATGTGCGCACCCACGGCAGCGGCAACGCAGGTTTGACCAACTTTTACCGCACCTTCGGCGGTCCTCTCACCCTGGTAGTAATCCTCACCGATGTATTTAAGGCCATTGTCGCCATCTGGGTGGGTATGTTCCTGTTCCGGCAAATGGTTGCCAATGAAGCTCTTATCATCGCACTGTCAAAATACTGGGCCGGCCTTTTCTGTCTGCTCGGCCACATGTTCCCCTGCATGTTCCACTTCAAGGGCGGCAAGGGCATTCTCTCCGGCGGCGCCATCGCCATTATGATCGACTGGCGCATCGCTCTGGTGGTGTGGGGCGGCTTCCTCATCCTGGCCATTTTGACCCGGTATGTGTCTCTGGGCTCCTGCTGGGCCGGCGCCTCCTTCCCCTTTGCTACCTGGTTTGTATATCATAACGTGGTGATTACTGTGCTGGGCGCAGTCATCGGACTGCTGATCCTGTACATGCACCGCGGCAACATCAAGCGGCTCCTCACGGGCACGGAAAATAAGTTCTCCCTGCACAAAAAGAAGTGA
- a CDS encoding peptidoglycan-binding protein, producing the protein MTRMELEQEMLSNPVRNLQYMLWRLATRYPFLPKLAMDGLFGEETLEAVMLFQREMAPPVTGVVDQRTWDAIHSAWVDLERDVSPTRSLRIFPGEGFQVSPGMSGGYMILPQTMFQILSQKLNGIVDAPSDGYHGDASVENTRWLQGLAQLEQTGVMDRKTWDMLSRLYELFVTAK; encoded by the coding sequence ATGACAAGAATGGAATTGGAACAGGAAATGCTGTCCAATCCGGTCCGCAACCTTCAATACATGCTGTGGCGGCTGGCTACCCGCTACCCCTTCTTGCCAAAGCTGGCCATGGACGGTCTGTTCGGCGAGGAAACGCTGGAGGCCGTGATGCTCTTTCAACGGGAGATGGCGCCCCCGGTCACCGGTGTGGTGGACCAGCGCACCTGGGACGCCATCCACTCCGCCTGGGTGGATTTGGAGCGGGACGTCTCACCCACCCGCTCCCTGCGTATTTTCCCCGGTGAGGGATTTCAGGTCTCCCCCGGAATGTCCGGCGGCTATATGATTCTGCCCCAGACCATGTTCCAGATCCTTAGCCAGAAGCTCAACGGCATTGTAGATGCCCCGTCCGACGGCTATCACGGAGACGCCTCAGTGGAAAATACCCGCTGGCTCCAGGGTCTGGCCCAGCTGGAACAGACGGGAGTGATGGATCGGAAGACTTGGGATATGCTCTCCAGGCTTTATGAGCTGTTTGTAACCGCAAAATAA
- a CDS encoding peptidoglycan-binding protein — MAVSVVPYVPSTITVHLGPPDQWAENVTVSFPDYVKNVASSEIYPTWEPAAIEANVLAIISFALNRVYTEFYPSRGYDFQITSSTAYDQKFIRGRNIFENISQVVDEIFNDYIRRKGFVEPLAAKFCNGTTVTCAGLSQWGSQDLAQQGYSAMEILRYYYGNDIELVQDAPVRNLGQSYPGTPLRLGSTGDDVLVLKTMINRVSQSYPAIPKLFPVTNVFDESTEQAVKTFQQIFNLTPDGIVGKATWYKLVYLYVGTNQLSELVSMGQQFQTFSFQYPGILRPGDRGSDVRILQYMLALTAEFNESLTPIRVDGIYGNATAQAVRKYQAQAGLQVDGIVGPNTWYSLYNNYTGIERDLRNDNINFPLSQTASAQTGGKTYGTTSRQGQFPGGGLQLGNTDFKGVKLV; from the coding sequence ATGGCAGTATCTGTCGTCCCTTACGTACCCAGCACCATTACCGTGCATCTGGGACCGCCCGATCAGTGGGCCGAAAATGTAACGGTATCCTTCCCGGATTACGTCAAGAATGTGGCCTCCAGTGAGATCTATCCCACCTGGGAGCCCGCCGCCATTGAGGCCAACGTGCTGGCCATCATCTCTTTCGCCCTCAACCGGGTCTACACGGAGTTCTATCCCAGCCGGGGTTATGATTTTCAAATCACCTCTTCCACTGCCTACGATCAAAAGTTTATCCGGGGCCGCAACATTTTCGAGAATATCAGTCAGGTCGTAGACGAGATTTTTAATGACTACATCCGCCGCAAGGGATTTGTCGAGCCTCTGGCCGCCAAGTTCTGCAACGGCACCACCGTCACCTGCGCTGGGCTCTCTCAATGGGGCAGCCAGGATCTGGCTCAGCAGGGCTATTCCGCCATGGAGATTTTACGGTACTATTATGGAAACGACATTGAATTGGTTCAGGATGCGCCGGTGCGCAACCTGGGGCAGTCCTATCCCGGCACACCGCTTCGCTTGGGTTCCACCGGAGACGATGTGCTGGTTCTCAAGACCATGATCAACCGCGTCTCCCAGAGCTATCCCGCCATCCCCAAACTCTTTCCGGTCACCAATGTATTTGATGAGAGCACAGAGCAGGCGGTTAAAACATTCCAGCAGATTTTCAATCTCACGCCGGACGGCATTGTAGGCAAGGCTACCTGGTATAAGCTGGTCTATCTCTATGTGGGCACCAACCAGCTCTCAGAGCTGGTCAGTATGGGCCAGCAGTTCCAGACGTTCTCCTTCCAGTATCCCGGTATTCTCCGACCGGGCGACCGTGGGTCCGATGTACGTATCCTGCAGTACATGCTGGCGCTTACCGCCGAGTTTAACGAATCCCTCACCCCCATTCGGGTAGACGGTATCTACGGTAATGCTACGGCACAGGCGGTACGGAAATATCAGGCACAGGCCGGACTGCAGGTAGACGGCATTGTTGGTCCCAATACCTGGTATTCTCTCTATAACAACTACACCGGCATTGAGCGGGATCTGCGCAACGATAACATCAACTTTCCGCTCAGCCAGACTGCATCCGCTCAGACCGGCGGCAAAACCTACGGCACCACCAGCCGGCAGGGGCAATTCCCAGGCGGAGGGCTGCAGCTTGGAAACACAGACTTTAAGGGGGTCAAATTGGTATGA
- a CDS encoding NAD(P)H-dependent glycerol-3-phosphate dehydrogenase — protein sequence MKITVVGSGGWGTALALLLVENGHDVTLWSHTPAKAVALEETRENPMLKGVPLPQEMKFTADLGAVKGCGAVVMATPSYAVRETAHKLRGLIDPGTIVISVSKGIEKDSSLRLSQVIEEELEGKCPVVVLSGPSHAEEVGRHIPTGVVAAADDLKDAELVQDLFMNPRFRVYTSDDRIGTEICAALKNVIALCAGCTDGMGCGDNTKALLMTRGLAEMARLGVALGGRKETFIGLAGVGDLIVTCTSMHSRNRRYGILIGQGKSVPEALEEIGAVVEGYYAAANARSLAQKAGVEMPISQAAYEVLYNGRDVHAVIADLMSRAKRSELDESPAFL from the coding sequence ATGAAGATTACCGTGGTAGGCAGCGGCGGCTGGGGAACGGCTCTGGCCCTGCTTTTGGTGGAAAACGGTCACGACGTTACCCTCTGGTCCCACACCCCCGCTAAGGCGGTGGCACTGGAGGAGACTCGGGAGAACCCCATGCTCAAGGGGGTTCCGCTTCCTCAGGAGATGAAGTTTACTGCCGATTTGGGCGCGGTGAAGGGCTGCGGAGCGGTAGTAATGGCTACCCCCTCCTATGCCGTGCGGGAAACGGCCCATAAGCTGCGTGGGCTCATTGATCCGGGCACCATCGTGATTTCGGTGTCGAAGGGCATCGAAAAGGATAGCTCCCTGCGCCTCTCTCAGGTCATCGAGGAGGAGCTGGAGGGTAAATGTCCTGTGGTGGTCCTTTCCGGTCCCTCCCACGCAGAAGAGGTCGGCCGTCACATTCCCACCGGCGTGGTAGCAGCTGCGGACGATTTGAAGGATGCGGAGCTGGTTCAGGACCTGTTTATGAATCCCCGGTTCCGGGTGTACACCAGCGACGACCGCATTGGCACCGAGATCTGTGCCGCGCTGAAGAACGTCATTGCCCTGTGTGCCGGGTGCACCGACGGCATGGGCTGCGGTGACAATACCAAGGCTCTGCTCATGACCCGCGGTCTGGCTGAAATGGCTCGGCTGGGTGTGGCGCTGGGTGGCCGAAAGGAGACCTTTATTGGTCTGGCTGGAGTCGGCGACCTGATCGTCACCTGCACCTCCATGCACTCAAGAAACCGCCGGTATGGCATTCTGATCGGTCAAGGAAAGAGCGTACCTGAGGCACTGGAGGAGATCGGCGCAGTAGTAGAGGGCTATTACGCTGCCGCCAACGCCCGTTCTCTGGCCCAGAAGGCCGGGGTAGAGATGCCCATCTCCCAGGCCGCGTATGAGGTGCTCTACAACGGCCGGGATGTCCATGCCGTGATTGCGGACCTTATGAGCCGCGCCAAGCGCTCTGAGCTGGATGAGTCTCCCGCTTTCTTGTAA